A genomic window from Slackia heliotrinireducens DSM 20476 includes:
- the lpdA gene encoding dihydrolipoyl dehydrogenase: protein MIAITMPALPGNKPNIVASVLVKTGDAVAEGQELFNVETSKRAVPIKAPADGVVSRVLVCEGDEVAAGDVLAHLDEAESVAQTLAPSSETAPEEHRKEADDDHAELLIIGGGTGGYVAALYASKMGKHVTLVEQDKLGGTCLNRGCIPTKTLISSADLYSRVLRADEWGIEVSGHVRPNMEAIIDRKSSVVDELVGGIEYLMDENRIRVINGTARFEGNGEVSVECGCDVLKLTFDDCIVATGSCIRPVSLPGTDLPKVHTTDEALDCKELPESVVIVGGGVTGMEFAFLYANLGVDVTVLARRPRILHMFDQEASAEITRAAENRGIRIIPNADVKCFSMMQNGSVRTVYEVDGELHFVDNGYVLLAGGRVPNTDDMRIQNTDVELDASTGAILVDGRMRTNVAHVYAIGDVNGLAMLAHAASYQGRIAVDDILGNSVSFRPEIIPSVAYTDPEVAAVGLSADDARKDPSRYRVGTFSFAHNGKALAENSGQGYVALVSDADDVLKGATIVGGHASALIGYIGLAISAGLSGEQVREAVFAHPTTSEAIYEAACDLTFGALHE from the coding sequence ATGATCGCCATTACCATGCCGGCGTTGCCAGGGAACAAACCTAACATCGTTGCGAGCGTCCTGGTGAAAACGGGAGACGCCGTTGCAGAAGGGCAGGAGCTCTTCAACGTTGAGACGAGCAAGCGAGCCGTGCCTATAAAGGCTCCCGCCGATGGCGTGGTTTCGCGGGTGCTGGTGTGCGAAGGTGATGAAGTTGCCGCAGGAGATGTGTTGGCACATCTTGATGAAGCCGAGTCCGTTGCCCAGACGCTGGCGCCCTCTTCTGAAACGGCGCCGGAAGAACATCGGAAAGAAGCGGACGACGACCATGCTGAGCTGCTGATCATCGGCGGCGGCACCGGCGGATACGTTGCGGCCCTGTATGCTTCGAAAATGGGGAAGCACGTGACGCTTGTCGAGCAGGACAAGCTTGGCGGAACCTGCCTGAACAGGGGATGCATTCCCACGAAGACGCTTATATCATCTGCGGACCTGTACAGCAGGGTCCTTCGTGCGGACGAATGGGGCATCGAAGTTTCGGGGCATGTGCGGCCCAACATGGAAGCCATCATCGACCGCAAGAGCAGCGTTGTGGATGAGCTGGTAGGCGGCATCGAGTACCTCATGGACGAAAACCGCATTCGCGTGATCAACGGCACAGCGCGGTTCGAAGGCAACGGCGAAGTTTCCGTCGAATGCGGCTGCGACGTGCTGAAACTCACTTTTGACGACTGCATCGTCGCTACGGGTTCGTGCATTCGCCCGGTTTCGCTGCCAGGCACCGACTTGCCCAAGGTCCATACCACCGACGAGGCTCTGGACTGTAAAGAGCTTCCCGAATCTGTTGTCATAGTGGGTGGCGGGGTAACCGGTATGGAGTTTGCCTTCCTGTACGCGAACCTTGGGGTGGATGTGACCGTCCTGGCACGACGCCCCCGCATTCTGCACATGTTCGATCAGGAAGCTTCGGCAGAAATAACACGCGCCGCAGAAAACCGAGGGATCCGCATCATACCGAATGCCGATGTGAAGTGCTTCAGCATGATGCAGAACGGAAGCGTCCGCACCGTGTACGAGGTCGACGGCGAATTGCACTTTGTGGACAACGGCTACGTGCTTTTGGCTGGCGGGCGGGTGCCCAACACCGATGACATGCGAATCCAGAACACCGATGTGGAGCTGGACGCTTCGACCGGTGCCATCCTGGTGGATGGGCGCATGAGGACGAACGTCGCTCATGTGTATGCCATCGGCGATGTGAACGGGCTTGCTATGCTTGCTCACGCCGCGTCATACCAAGGACGCATCGCGGTTGATGACATCCTGGGCAATTCGGTCTCGTTCCGCCCTGAAATCATACCCAGCGTTGCCTACACCGACCCCGAAGTAGCTGCCGTAGGGCTTTCTGCCGACGATGCCAGGAAAGACCCATCCCGCTACAGGGTTGGGACGTTCTCATTCGCGCACAACGGCAAGGCGCTCGCCGAAAACTCAGGTCAGGGCTATGTGGCGTTGGTGAGCGACGCGGACGACGTCTTGAAAGGCGCCACTATCGTCGGAGGACATGCATCCGCCCTCATCGGATACATCGGGCTTGCAATATCGGCAGGTCTTTCCGGCGAGCAGGTTCGCGAAGCAGTATTCGCACATCCGACCACGTCGGAGGCCATCTACGAGGCGGCGTGCGACCTGACTTTCGGGGCGCTGCACGAGTAG
- a CDS encoding lipoate--protein ligase family protein: MRLFVSESHDIFENLAFEESLLRLDGESAFLWVNDPCVVIGRNQNPYQEVDLVFLESQGIALARRLSGGGAVYQDGGNLNYSVVCDEPKADGAAGWAIDSLATLGVFASISGRNDIVVGGVKVGGLAERFDGRLIQHGTIMVDVDLAVLEQALRPSPMKLAKHGIRSVRSRVSNLAQAAPGLTTERVLEAFVCSSHANAEQAAMTESIHSRAQELRDPAWVFADYQSGEADLELEIGGDLYGFALVFEGCEVASAVVSTDSIHPVGTDVLKNRLARTLPCKPDAAVRYC; encoded by the coding sequence ATGCGTCTGTTCGTTTCCGAAAGCCACGACATCTTCGAGAACCTTGCGTTCGAGGAATCCCTATTACGGCTCGACGGGGAATCGGCATTCCTTTGGGTGAACGACCCGTGCGTCGTGATCGGCCGCAACCAGAACCCGTATCAGGAAGTCGACCTTGTGTTTCTCGAATCGCAAGGCATCGCTTTGGCGCGGCGTTTGAGCGGCGGCGGAGCCGTGTATCAGGACGGAGGGAATCTGAACTACTCGGTCGTTTGCGACGAACCGAAAGCCGACGGCGCTGCCGGGTGGGCAATCGATTCCTTGGCGACGCTTGGCGTGTTCGCGTCGATAAGCGGGAGAAACGATATCGTGGTCGGGGGCGTGAAGGTTGGTGGCCTTGCGGAACGTTTCGACGGCCGGCTCATCCAACACGGCACAATCATGGTAGATGTCGATTTGGCAGTGCTCGAGCAGGCTCTCCGCCCTTCGCCCATGAAGCTTGCCAAACACGGCATTCGGTCTGTCCGCTCACGGGTTTCCAACCTTGCGCAGGCGGCTCCCGGACTGACCACAGAGCGGGTTCTCGAGGCCTTCGTGTGCAGTTCGCATGCCAATGCGGAACAAGCGGCCATGACCGAATCGATTCATTCGCGGGCCCAGGAACTGCGCGATCCAGCATGGGTTTTCGCGGACTACCAGTCAGGCGAAGCGGACCTCGAGCTCGAAATAGGCGGCGACCTGTACGGCTTTGCACTGGTATTCGAGGGGTGCGAAGTGGCCTCCGCAGTCGTCAGCACCGATTCGATTCATCCTGTCGGTACCGACGTTTTGAAGAACCGTCTAGCGCGAACGCTGCCCTGCAAGCCGGACGCAGCGGTTCGGTATTGCTAG
- a CDS encoding ATP-binding protein translates to MPASTQRNYPFSAIVGQEDMKLALSLISVQPAIGGVLIYGERGTAKTTAVRALPALLGGETRVIELPLNASEDRVVGTLQLGTLMKSGEREFVPGLMAEANGHILYVDEINLLEDSIVDLLLDAAATGVCRVEREGMSLRYPAKFVLIGTMNPEEGTLRPQLLDRFGLSVKVSGSLNKEERLTLIRRHTAFENDPEAFVREWQEQENLLAQRIQKAAKLYADVFVPDDIIEFATGLCVEFEVDGYRGDITMMRTARAAAALEGRTEVTEEDVLLAARFVLPHRLKKLPFEDMGMTDKMLEKAATALHKEPEPEQVAVAGPVALVVEADEPADDGGADVAKKG, encoded by the coding sequence ATGCCAGCAAGTACGCAGAGGAACTACCCGTTCAGCGCCATCGTTGGACAAGAGGACATGAAGCTTGCCCTCAGCCTTATTTCGGTACAGCCGGCCATCGGCGGCGTGCTCATCTACGGAGAACGCGGCACGGCCAAAACAACTGCCGTGCGCGCCTTGCCTGCGTTGCTCGGGGGCGAGACCCGCGTGATCGAGCTTCCATTGAACGCTTCGGAGGACCGCGTGGTAGGTACGCTTCAGTTGGGTACCCTTATGAAGAGCGGCGAGCGCGAATTTGTGCCAGGTCTTATGGCCGAAGCGAACGGGCACATTCTGTATGTGGACGAGATCAACCTGCTGGAAGATTCGATCGTCGACTTGCTGCTGGACGCCGCCGCAACCGGCGTGTGCCGAGTTGAGCGCGAAGGCATGTCGCTGCGCTATCCGGCAAAATTCGTGCTCATCGGCACCATGAACCCTGAGGAAGGCACCCTGCGTCCGCAGCTGCTTGACCGATTCGGGCTGTCCGTCAAGGTAAGCGGCAGCCTGAACAAGGAGGAACGCCTCACCCTTATTCGTCGCCATACCGCCTTTGAGAACGACCCGGAAGCTTTCGTGCGTGAATGGCAGGAGCAGGAGAACCTGCTGGCACAGCGCATCCAGAAAGCCGCGAAGCTGTATGCCGATGTGTTTGTCCCCGACGACATCATCGAGTTCGCGACGGGCCTGTGCGTCGAGTTCGAAGTGGACGGCTACCGCGGCGATATCACGATGATGCGCACCGCGCGTGCAGCGGCGGCCCTTGAAGGCCGAACCGAGGTGACCGAAGAAGACGTGCTTCTGGCTGCTAGGTTCGTTCTGCCGCATCGTCTGAAGAAGCTTCCCTTCGAGGACATGGGCATGACCGACAAGATGCTCGAAAAGGCCGCCACCGCGTTGCACAAGGAGCCCGAGCCTGAGCAGGTTGCCGTTGCAGGCCCCGTGGCCCTTGTGGTCGAGGCCGACGAACCTGCCGACGATGGGGGAGCGGACGTCGCAAAAAAAGGGTAG
- a CDS encoding FAD-dependent oxidoreductase: protein MIKSGITRRNFLTGASVAAAGAAAVSMLGCSSGTPAASEETAAAEGSTATNPTAVDDSVWALEVVGEPTETIDCDVCVIGGGGTGMAATIQATEQGLNVVLLEKAGALGGAFSATEGMFGVGSHWQEEAGEHGTVGEAVRRCVNYHHYIPSTELYYNFFNQTAETIDWLEEHDCTFRAVVDYGGNLAWHVYYYDENASSPGAYFTDSLRVATEATNANILLNTGAKKILVDNGAVTGVIAADSDGKVIQVNAPVVMLASGGYSSNMEFLHAVSPYTVNKNLVSLGAPGRDGDGIKMGVDAGVALSEGYGTVMWCGPAAIGAQWATDAYSASVQPTLWVNQNAKRFIAEDLWIGNFAAGGIACRDQELTYVIFREQDLAAWEANGPYGTVFTFGTPGVPMDEARSQLESLGSVHVADTVEELAESVGLDPAALKATVDEYNGFCEAGEDPIFGKAAEYLTPIDEGPFWILEVADGYYTTVGGLEINEKLEAIDNEHMPIKGLYVGGCDTGSLYGDSYDVATAPGSQASWAINSGRLAMKNAGEYLASL, encoded by the coding sequence ATGATCAAATCTGGAATCACCCGTCGTAACTTCCTTACCGGTGCGAGCGTGGCCGCAGCAGGTGCCGCCGCCGTCTCGATGCTCGGCTGCTCGTCCGGTACGCCGGCCGCCAGCGAAGAAACCGCTGCTGCTGAGGGAAGCACTGCGACGAACCCCACGGCCGTCGACGATTCCGTCTGGGCGCTCGAAGTGGTGGGCGAGCCCACCGAGACCATCGATTGCGACGTCTGCGTCATCGGCGGAGGCGGCACCGGCATGGCCGCAACCATCCAGGCCACCGAGCAGGGCCTCAATGTTGTCCTGCTTGAGAAGGCAGGAGCTCTGGGCGGCGCATTCTCCGCTACAGAAGGCATGTTCGGCGTCGGTTCTCACTGGCAGGAAGAAGCCGGCGAACACGGCACCGTGGGCGAGGCCGTCCGCCGTTGCGTGAACTATCACCACTACATCCCCTCGACGGAGCTGTACTACAACTTCTTCAACCAGACCGCCGAGACCATCGACTGGCTGGAAGAGCACGACTGCACGTTCCGCGCAGTCGTCGATTACGGTGGAAACTTGGCTTGGCATGTCTACTACTATGACGAGAACGCCTCCAGCCCCGGCGCATACTTCACGGATAGCCTGCGTGTTGCCACCGAAGCCACCAACGCCAATATTCTGCTGAACACCGGCGCTAAGAAGATCCTGGTGGACAACGGCGCTGTGACCGGCGTTATCGCTGCCGACTCCGACGGCAAGGTCATCCAGGTCAACGCCCCGGTCGTCATGCTTGCTTCCGGCGGCTATTCCAGCAACATGGAGTTCCTGCATGCCGTTTCGCCGTACACGGTGAACAAGAACCTGGTGTCCCTGGGCGCTCCCGGCCGCGACGGCGACGGCATCAAGATGGGCGTTGACGCAGGCGTCGCCCTGTCCGAGGGCTACGGCACCGTCATGTGGTGCGGACCTGCCGCCATCGGCGCTCAGTGGGCCACCGATGCCTATTCCGCATCCGTCCAGCCCACCCTGTGGGTCAACCAGAACGCCAAGCGTTTCATCGCCGAGGATCTGTGGATCGGCAACTTCGCCGCGGGCGGCATCGCCTGCCGTGACCAGGAGCTGACCTACGTCATCTTCCGTGAGCAGGACCTGGCCGCTTGGGAGGCCAACGGACCGTACGGTACCGTCTTCACCTTCGGCACCCCGGGCGTTCCCATGGACGAGGCTCGCAGCCAGCTTGAATCCCTCGGCTCGGTGCATGTTGCCGACACCGTTGAGGAACTGGCCGAATCCGTCGGTCTGGATCCCGCTGCCCTGAAGGCCACCGTTGACGAGTACAACGGCTTCTGCGAAGCGGGTGAGGACCCGATCTTCGGCAAGGCAGCCGAGTATCTGACCCCGATTGACGAGGGCCCGTTCTGGATTCTTGAAGTTGCCGACGGCTACTACACCACCGTGGGCGGCCTGGAGATCAACGAGAAGCTGGAAGCCATCGACAACGAGCATATGCCCATCAAGGGTCTCTACGTCGGCGGATGCGACACCGGCAGCCTCTACGGCGACTCCTATGACGTGGCCACCGCACCTGGCAGCCAGGCATCCTGGGCCATCAACTCCGGCCGTCTGGCCATGAAGAACGCTGGAGAATATCTCGCCAGCTTGTAA
- a CDS encoding OsmC family protein translates to MLTTMKANVQPTGKGVQMQCESRGFKFILDEPQEAGGMNEGMNPLEGALCATGACLGIVAASFAQAKGFTYESFSIDLEGDVDPDGFMGIADVPKGFQAIRFNVNYKTSEPQEKCDEFTKFMEETCPLCCTFAEGVKVTYSNTVA, encoded by the coding sequence ATGCTTACTACCATGAAGGCGAACGTACAGCCCACCGGCAAAGGCGTCCAGATGCAGTGCGAGTCTCGCGGCTTCAAATTCATTCTTGACGAGCCCCAGGAAGCCGGCGGTATGAATGAAGGCATGAATCCGCTGGAAGGCGCCCTGTGCGCAACCGGCGCCTGCCTCGGAATTGTCGCCGCATCCTTCGCCCAGGCCAAGGGCTTCACCTACGAATCCTTCAGCATCGACCTCGAAGGCGACGTGGACCCCGACGGCTTCATGGGCATCGCCGACGTGCCTAAGGGCTTCCAGGCCATTCGCTTCAACGTGAACTACAAGACCTCCGAGCCCCAGGAAAAGTGCGACGAGTTCACCAAGTTCATGGAGGAGACCTGCCCGCTGTGCTGCACCTTTGCCGAGGGCGTCAAGGTCACCTATTCCAACACGGTGGCTTAA
- a CDS encoding LysR family transcriptional regulator, translated as MNGEQLRYFALAYRLESFSAAAKRIPMSPQGLTKAVRSLETELGVPLFLTAASGKLEPTPYAAELMDFVNDYRIRFAQLTNSFEAIRKHESHEVNVGIGLGILGYLGPGFIKRFNEQHPEITLRYEELNDKACDEGLKRGKYDLALCVTPFDPDFLCEQLYCTNMCFWVSKSNPLSERDVLTIKDFDGEGVALPGQDFKCFEYLQSRAVDAGVEFSEVFASAEIFRLFEYARMGKGLGFSAQHLVDMPLFKEDESVVGIPLEGATWGFGIACQPTNSLNDDAQAFFDYCVENVPKRGQE; from the coding sequence ATGAACGGCGAACAATTGCGCTACTTTGCATTGGCGTATCGGTTGGAGAGCTTTTCGGCCGCCGCGAAACGTATCCCCATGTCACCCCAGGGGTTGACGAAGGCCGTTCGATCTTTGGAGACGGAGCTCGGCGTTCCTTTGTTCCTAACGGCCGCAAGCGGCAAGCTTGAGCCCACTCCTTACGCCGCAGAGCTCATGGATTTCGTGAACGACTACCGTATACGGTTCGCGCAGCTCACCAATTCCTTTGAAGCCATCCGCAAGCACGAAAGCCACGAAGTGAACGTAGGCATAGGCTTGGGGATCTTAGGCTATCTTGGGCCCGGGTTCATCAAGCGGTTCAACGAGCAACACCCGGAAATCACCCTGCGGTATGAAGAGCTGAACGACAAGGCTTGCGACGAGGGTTTGAAACGGGGCAAATACGACCTGGCGCTGTGCGTGACCCCTTTCGACCCGGATTTCCTCTGCGAGCAGCTCTACTGCACGAACATGTGCTTCTGGGTCAGCAAGAGCAATCCGCTTTCGGAAAGAGACGTTCTGACCATCAAGGATTTCGACGGCGAAGGCGTAGCGTTGCCCGGTCAGGACTTCAAATGCTTCGAGTACCTGCAATCCCGCGCCGTCGATGCCGGCGTCGAGTTCTCTGAGGTGTTCGCATCTGCAGAGATCTTCCGGCTGTTCGAGTATGCCCGCATGGGCAAGGGGCTGGGCTTCAGCGCACAGCACCTCGTGGATATGCCTCTGTTCAAGGAAGACGAGAGCGTCGTCGGCATTCCGCTTGAAGGAGCCACCTGGGGGTTCGGCATTGCGTGCCAGCCTACGAACAGCTTAAACGACGATGCGCAGGCATTTTTCGATTACTGCGTCGAGAACGTTCCCAAACGCGGCCAGGAGTAG
- a CDS encoding vWA domain-containing protein → MKGVAKGHVIGPTTNPASGRVHLPGSILAQLSQGEGLGNGIEESNLRYQKIAGRGRRNILFIIDSSGSMVADDRFAKVKGCVISLLESAYSKRVRVAIISYGGGKARLVLPFTTSAELAAERIDELKGGGSTPMVDALGIAGNLLERMRDEDLSVYLLSDGRYNRNSTGRENWQIREFGDFCKSRNIPVTLIDAGSGTKTAKKRSAFLAGMLHAEYKRMDDLEVEMFDPEE, encoded by the coding sequence ATGAAGGGTGTGGCCAAAGGCCATGTGATAGGGCCGACCACAAACCCGGCCTCGGGTCGTGTACACCTGCCCGGCAGCATCCTGGCGCAGCTTTCACAGGGCGAAGGGCTGGGAAACGGCATCGAGGAAAGCAACCTGCGGTACCAAAAGATTGCGGGTCGCGGACGTCGAAACATTCTCTTCATTATCGACAGCAGCGGATCTATGGTTGCGGATGACAGGTTCGCGAAGGTGAAGGGGTGCGTCATCTCGCTTCTGGAAAGCGCGTATTCGAAACGCGTGCGCGTCGCCATCATCAGTTACGGCGGCGGCAAGGCCAGGCTCGTGCTTCCGTTCACCACGTCGGCGGAGCTGGCTGCGGAGCGCATCGACGAGCTTAAGGGCGGCGGGTCCACGCCGATGGTGGACGCCCTCGGCATAGCGGGCAACCTGCTGGAGCGCATGCGTGATGAGGACCTTTCCGTCTACCTTCTTTCCGACGGGCGGTACAACCGCAATTCCACCGGCCGCGAGAACTGGCAGATCCGTGAATTCGGTGACTTCTGCAAAAGTCGAAACATCCCGGTGACGCTTATCGATGCGGGTTCCGGCACGAAGACCGCCAAGAAGCGTTCGGCGTTTTTGGCGGGCATGCTGCATGCTGAATACAAGCGTATGGATGACTTGGAAGTTGAGATGTTCGATCCTGAAGAATAG